Proteins encoded within one genomic window of Arachis ipaensis cultivar K30076 chromosome B08, Araip1.1, whole genome shotgun sequence:
- the LOC107613564 gene encoding probable aminotransferase TAT2 isoform X2, whose amino-acid sequence MEKWKFQGNQGLKSSAVSVRGVFNVLMQSISKEKEVVRLCRVDPTDNPLFSADPVAAHAVSTAAHSGNFNCYPPTFGLPQARRAIAEYLSRDLPNKLSAEDIYVTDGATQAIDIILPVFATPGANILLPRPGYPQYETRAALCGLEVRHFDLLPNSSWEVDIDSLEALADDKTVAMVLISPSNPCGNVFTYQHLKRVAETARKLGIFVISDEVYAHIAFGSNPFVPMGVFSSIAPVITLGSISKRWILPGWRFGWIATCDPHGIFQKTGIAANIESYMEITSDPPTFMQVQINLSQIEGIADDVDFCVKLAKEESLLILPGVIVGLKNWLRVSFGLERSAIEEGLSRLKAFCLRHAKMSQQISA is encoded by the exons ATGGAGAAGTGGAAGTTCCAAGGGAACCAAGGGCTGAAGAGTTCGGCGGTTTCAGTGAGAGGCGTGTTCAACGTGCTCATGCAGAGCATCAGTAAGGAGAAAGAGGTGGTTCGTCTTTGTCGTGTTGACCCTACGGATAACCCTTTGTTTAGTGCAGATCCTGTGGCTGCTCATGCTGTCTCTACCGCCGCGCACTCTGGCAACTTCAACTGTTACCCTCCCACCTTTGGCCTACCTCAAGCTAGAAG GGCAATTGCAGAATATCTGTCCAGAGATCTTCCAAACAAGCTATCAGCAGAAGATATATATGTTACAGATGGTGCCACACAAGCCATAGATATAATCTTACCAGTGTTTGCAACTCCAGGGGCTAACATTCTCCTTCCAAGACCAGGCTATCCTCAATATGAAACTCGTGCCGCTTTGTGCGGCCTTGAAGTCCGCCACTTTGATCTCTTGCCTAACAGTTCTTGGGAGGTAGACATTGATTCCCTTGAAGCTCTAGCAGATGACAAAACTGTGGCCATGGTTCTCATTAGTCCTAGCAATCCTTGTGGGAATGTCTTCACCTACCAACATTTAAAGAGG GTTGCAGAGACTGCAAGGAAACTGGGGATCTTTGTAATATCTGATGAAGTTTATGCCCACATAGCTTTTGGGAGCAATCCATTTGTGCCTATGGGAGTATTTTCGTCAATAGCTCCCGTGATTACACTTGGCTCTATATCTAAAAGATGGATTCTTCCTGGTTGGAGATTTGGTTGGATAGCCACTTGTGATCCCCATGGAATTTTCCAAAAAACGGGG ATTGCGGCAAATATCGAGAGCTATATGGAGATTACTAGTGACCCTCCAACTTTCATGCAG GTGCAGATAAACTTGTCACAAATTGAGGGCATTGCTGATGATGTGGACTTCTGTGTCAAGCTGGCCAAAGAGGAATCACTACTTATTCTTCCGG gtGTTATTGTTGGACTGAAGAACTGGCTTCGGGTTAGTTTCGGTTTGGAGCGTTCTGCAATTGAAGAAGGCCTTAGCAGGTTAAAAGCATTCTGCCTTAGACATGCCAAGATGTCTCAGCAAATTAGTGCGTGA
- the LOC107613564 gene encoding probable aminotransferase TAT2 isoform X1 translates to MEKWKFQGNQGLKSSAVSVRGVFNVLMQSISKEKEVVRLCRVDPTDNPLFSADPVAAHAVSTAAHSGNFNCYPPTFGLPQARRAIAEYLSRDLPNKLSAEDIYVTDGATQAIDIILPVFATPGANILLPRPGYPQYETRAALCGLEVRHFDLLPNSSWEVDIDSLEALADDKTVAMVLISPSNPCGNVFTYQHLKRVAETARKLGIFVISDEVYAHIAFGSNPFVPMGVFSSIAPVITLGSISKRWILPGWRFGWIATCDPHGIFQKTGIAANIESYMEITSDPPTFMQAAIPEILERINDEFYSKNLDITREAANALYERFKEIPSLICPHKPDGAMAVMVQINLSQIEGIADDVDFCVKLAKEESLLILPGVIVGLKNWLRVSFGLERSAIEEGLSRLKAFCLRHAKMSQQISA, encoded by the exons ATGGAGAAGTGGAAGTTCCAAGGGAACCAAGGGCTGAAGAGTTCGGCGGTTTCAGTGAGAGGCGTGTTCAACGTGCTCATGCAGAGCATCAGTAAGGAGAAAGAGGTGGTTCGTCTTTGTCGTGTTGACCCTACGGATAACCCTTTGTTTAGTGCAGATCCTGTGGCTGCTCATGCTGTCTCTACCGCCGCGCACTCTGGCAACTTCAACTGTTACCCTCCCACCTTTGGCCTACCTCAAGCTAGAAG GGCAATTGCAGAATATCTGTCCAGAGATCTTCCAAACAAGCTATCAGCAGAAGATATATATGTTACAGATGGTGCCACACAAGCCATAGATATAATCTTACCAGTGTTTGCAACTCCAGGGGCTAACATTCTCCTTCCAAGACCAGGCTATCCTCAATATGAAACTCGTGCCGCTTTGTGCGGCCTTGAAGTCCGCCACTTTGATCTCTTGCCTAACAGTTCTTGGGAGGTAGACATTGATTCCCTTGAAGCTCTAGCAGATGACAAAACTGTGGCCATGGTTCTCATTAGTCCTAGCAATCCTTGTGGGAATGTCTTCACCTACCAACATTTAAAGAGG GTTGCAGAGACTGCAAGGAAACTGGGGATCTTTGTAATATCTGATGAAGTTTATGCCCACATAGCTTTTGGGAGCAATCCATTTGTGCCTATGGGAGTATTTTCGTCAATAGCTCCCGTGATTACACTTGGCTCTATATCTAAAAGATGGATTCTTCCTGGTTGGAGATTTGGTTGGATAGCCACTTGTGATCCCCATGGAATTTTCCAAAAAACGGGG ATTGCGGCAAATATCGAGAGCTATATGGAGATTACTAGTGACCCTCCAACTTTCATGCAG GCAGCAATTCCTGAAATACTTGAGAGAATAAACGAtgaattttattcaaaaaatctTGATATAACGAGGGAGGCTGCAAACGCACTCTATGAAAGATTTAAGGAGATCCCTTCCTTGATATGTCCTCATAAACCCGATGGAGCCATGGCTGTAATG GTGCAGATAAACTTGTCACAAATTGAGGGCATTGCTGATGATGTGGACTTCTGTGTCAAGCTGGCCAAAGAGGAATCACTACTTATTCTTCCGG gtGTTATTGTTGGACTGAAGAACTGGCTTCGGGTTAGTTTCGGTTTGGAGCGTTCTGCAATTGAAGAAGGCCTTAGCAGGTTAAAAGCATTCTGCCTTAGACATGCCAAGATGTCTCAGCAAATTAGTGCGTGA